A region from the Arthrobacter gengyunqii genome encodes:
- the sufD gene encoding Fe-S cluster assembly protein SufD, translated as MSKLNDVVENVTEKVSNAVGEVKARIGAPSGDSRVRIDGFTEEGENLSPLNESSSVLGGDSSKSHSHGAGAGIPDSSRAGRLTSYHRGDFGKLTGREEDWRFTPLKRLRGLHTAELTGTAPEVAVVAPDGVVVENVARTDARIGSAGIPEDLVAAAAWEAFTEATAVTIPAETVVEGSTTLTMTGAGKDPASQHIVITAQKFSKAVVVLDHKGSATLSQNVEIVVEDGAELTVVSVQDWDDDAVHASAQYAKIGRDAKFKHVVVSLGGDLVRITPSSRFTATGGDVQMFGLYYADAGQHLEQRLFVDHAVPNCKSRVMYKGALQGRDAHTVWVGDVLIRKEAEGTDTYEVNRNLLLTDGGRADSVPNLEIETGLIEGAGHASATGRFDDEHLFYLMARGIPEDVARRLVVRGFLNEIIQQIKVPALEERLTEAVERELAAVES; from the coding sequence ATGTCGAAGCTTAACGACGTCGTCGAAAACGTGACCGAAAAGGTCAGCAATGCAGTAGGGGAAGTCAAGGCCCGGATTGGCGCGCCCTCAGGGGACAGCCGTGTCCGGATTGACGGATTCACGGAAGAGGGCGAAAACCTTTCTCCGCTGAATGAATCCTCCTCGGTTCTTGGCGGCGACAGCAGCAAGTCCCACAGCCACGGCGCCGGGGCGGGAATTCCGGACAGCTCACGCGCCGGACGCCTGACCTCCTATCACCGCGGTGACTTCGGCAAACTGACCGGACGTGAAGAAGACTGGCGGTTCACCCCGCTCAAGCGCCTGCGCGGCCTGCACACCGCCGAACTCACCGGCACCGCGCCCGAGGTGGCCGTTGTGGCGCCCGACGGCGTCGTGGTGGAGAACGTGGCCCGCACCGACGCCCGCATCGGTTCGGCCGGCATCCCCGAGGATCTCGTGGCAGCAGCCGCCTGGGAAGCCTTCACCGAAGCCACCGCCGTTACCATTCCGGCCGAAACCGTCGTCGAGGGCAGCACCACGCTGACCATGACCGGTGCCGGCAAGGACCCGGCGTCCCAGCACATCGTGATCACCGCGCAGAAGTTCTCCAAGGCCGTGGTGGTCTTGGACCACAAGGGCTCGGCCACGCTGTCCCAGAACGTGGAAATCGTCGTCGAAGACGGTGCTGAACTGACCGTTGTGTCGGTTCAGGATTGGGACGACGACGCCGTCCACGCCTCCGCGCAGTACGCCAAGATTGGCCGCGACGCGAAGTTCAAGCACGTTGTCGTCAGCCTCGGCGGCGACCTGGTGCGGATCACGCCGTCGTCCCGCTTCACCGCCACCGGCGGTGACGTGCAGATGTTCGGTCTCTACTACGCCGACGCCGGCCAGCACCTGGAACAGCGCCTGTTCGTGGACCACGCAGTGCCTAACTGCAAGTCCCGCGTGATGTACAAGGGCGCTCTGCAGGGCCGCGATGCACACACCGTCTGGGTAGGTGACGTCCTGATCCGCAAGGAGGCAGAAGGCACCGACACATACGAGGTCAACCGCAACCTGCTGCTGACCGACGGCGGCCGCGCCGACTCCGTGCCGAACCTGGAAATCGAAACCGGACTGATCGAGGGTGCCGGCCATGCCAGCGCCACCGGCCGTTTCGATGACGAGCACCTGTTCTACCTGATGGCACGCGGCATCCCCGAGGATGTTGCCCGCCGCCTGGTGGTCCGCGGGTTCCTCAACGAGATCATCCAGCAGATCAAGGTTCCGGCACTGGAAGAGCGGCTCACCGAGGCCGTCGAGCGCGAGCTCGCAGCAGTCGAGAGCTAG